From Myxococcales bacterium, a single genomic window includes:
- a CDS encoding sulfoxide reductase heme-binding subunit YedZ — MAAGAARRPLAARTSRFAVLAVSILPLVGLAIDFYRDELGADPIEKITHETGEWALRLLLLTLTISPLRKLSGWNWLAPHRRTLGLACFTYACVHFATYLVFDLGFDFTFLGEDIIERPYITVGFATFSVLSVLAATSNQRAIRRLKKRWVTLHRLVYLAGVGAVVHFLWLVKADLRKPLIYAAILAALLATRVPWRRITRRKTA, encoded by the coding sequence ATGGCCGCAGGAGCAGCACGTCGTCCCTTGGCGGCGCGAACCTCTCGCTTCGCGGTACTCGCCGTATCGATCTTGCCGCTAGTCGGCCTGGCAATTGATTTTTATCGGGATGAACTCGGCGCAGATCCGATCGAGAAGATCACCCACGAAACTGGCGAGTGGGCACTGCGTCTACTCTTGCTCACTCTGACCATCTCTCCGCTGCGGAAGCTCAGCGGCTGGAACTGGCTCGCACCTCATCGCCGGACTTTGGGGCTGGCCTGTTTTACATACGCGTGCGTTCATTTCGCGACGTATCTCGTCTTTGACCTCGGCTTCGATTTCACCTTCCTCGGAGAAGACATTATCGAACGCCCCTACATCACAGTCGGGTTCGCCACCTTTTCGGTGCTGTCTGTGCTGGCCGCCACTTCGAACCAGCGCGCCATCCGCAGACTGAAGAAGCGCTGGGTCACGTTGCATCGGTTGGTCTATCTGGCCGGAGTCGGCGCGGTGGTCCACTTCCTATGGCTCGTCAAAGCGGACCTGCGAAAACCTTTGATTTACGCTGCCATCCTGGCGGCGCTGCTTGCGACGCGGGTGCCGTGGCGCCGGATCACTCGACGAAAGACGGCCTAG
- the msrP gene encoding protein-methionine-sulfoxide reductase catalytic subunit MsrP yields MLIRAERPLASRDITPREWFIGRRQFLKTGTTALLGGVLAAGCFGGEEAEAENAESNTASGTKLVYEKPNHAGFRTDEELTSRKNATRYNNFYEFGSDKEDPAKYSKDFKTEPWSVVVEGEVAKPGRIPLETLLAPHTLEERIYRMRCVEAWSMVIPWLGIPLAAILKQFEPTSKAKYVAFETLLDPKQMPGQRRKVLDWPYREGLRIDEATHPLTILAVGMYGESLPNQNGAPLRLVVPWKYGFKGIKSIVKIRLQETQPETTWNMSAPREYGFYANVNPEHDHPYWSQARERRIGSFGKQRTLPFNGYGDQVASLYSGMDLHRYF; encoded by the coding sequence TTGCTCATCAGGGCTGAACGACCCTTGGCCAGCCGAGACATCACTCCACGCGAATGGTTCATCGGTCGGCGGCAATTCTTGAAGACAGGCACCACAGCCCTGCTGGGCGGCGTACTCGCGGCCGGTTGCTTCGGCGGCGAAGAAGCCGAAGCCGAGAACGCGGAAAGTAATACAGCTTCGGGCACGAAACTGGTCTACGAAAAGCCCAACCACGCCGGCTTCCGCACAGACGAGGAACTGACGAGCCGCAAGAACGCAACGCGGTACAACAACTTCTACGAATTTGGGAGCGACAAAGAGGACCCCGCGAAATATTCGAAAGACTTCAAGACCGAGCCGTGGTCGGTCGTGGTCGAGGGCGAGGTCGCAAAGCCCGGACGCATTCCCCTCGAAACCCTGCTCGCGCCCCATACCCTCGAAGAGCGCATTTATCGGATGCGCTGTGTCGAGGCCTGGTCGATGGTGATTCCCTGGCTGGGAATTCCACTCGCTGCGATTCTCAAACAATTTGAACCGACATCGAAGGCCAAGTACGTGGCCTTCGAAACACTGTTGGACCCGAAGCAAATGCCGGGGCAGCGCAGGAAAGTCCTCGACTGGCCGTACCGAGAGGGCCTCCGGATCGATGAAGCGACACATCCACTCACGATTCTGGCAGTCGGTATGTACGGAGAGTCGTTGCCTAATCAAAACGGCGCGCCTCTGCGCCTCGTGGTTCCCTGGAAGTATGGCTTCAAGGGCATCAAGTCGATCGTCAAGATCCGCCTGCAGGAGACCCAGCCGGAGACCACTTGGAACATGAGCGCGCCACGGGAATACGGTTTCTATGCAAACGTAAATCCTGAACACGACCACCCGTACTGGAGCCAGGCGCGCGAACGTCGCATCGGTTCCTTTGGCAAGCAGCGCACCCTGCCCTTCAACGGCTATGGGGATCAGGTGGCATCGCTGTACAGCGGAATGGATCTTCACAGGTACTTTTGA
- a CDS encoding HD domain-containing protein — translation MLSTSIFSQKLDRAIFVTYFLGAIVPLIALGFVMERYVLSAVSDDQNATIGMLGMMCSISLLSLGAFFSLRRLTNNAVGRMDADYARLKGILTASNELSSALHVQAVTEVAVGCARTLTSASAVLLFMRTSEGKTLDLLGSSGDQAQAVFSSNEELIRELIENCIANQRPVALGSGAAARKGASGRSDTIGAALVFPLILEGGGSGSVVVLKDSPDQGGFSLAERDAMTTLSSLIGVALHNVELQNAQRNFFAHITEFLVAVMDSHVDGRKGHAMSVAELSNRLARELSLPEANMQRLHFASLLHDLGMLKIEQSQQRSPGHFQRHPQIAHRVLSRIRLWEDVAPIVLYHHEWFDGSGYPEGISGEEIPLEARIIAVADSYDAMIRPDKHRMAMTTGVAVEEVRAHAGSQFDPRVVKALEQLAQRGEIPGASD, via the coding sequence ATGTTGTCGACATCAATATTTTCGCAGAAATTGGATCGTGCAATCTTCGTCACGTACTTCCTGGGTGCCATCGTTCCGCTGATCGCGCTCGGCTTCGTGATGGAACGCTATGTGCTTTCTGCTGTGAGCGACGACCAAAATGCGACGATCGGAATGCTGGGAATGATGTGCAGCATTTCGCTCCTGTCGCTCGGAGCTTTCTTTTCGCTGCGGCGTCTCACGAACAACGCCGTCGGACGGATGGATGCGGACTATGCGAGACTCAAGGGAATCCTCACCGCATCCAACGAACTCTCGTCTGCCCTCCACGTTCAGGCAGTGACGGAAGTTGCAGTGGGATGCGCGCGCACACTTACCAGTGCCAGTGCGGTGCTGTTGTTCATGCGGACGAGCGAAGGCAAAACTCTCGACCTGTTGGGCTCGAGCGGCGATCAGGCACAAGCCGTATTCTCGTCCAACGAAGAACTGATTCGGGAGCTGATCGAAAATTGTATTGCCAATCAGCGCCCGGTGGCGCTGGGATCCGGCGCGGCCGCGCGAAAAGGCGCTTCCGGTCGGTCCGATACCATCGGTGCGGCATTGGTATTTCCGTTGATTTTGGAGGGTGGCGGTTCCGGTTCCGTCGTAGTCCTGAAAGATTCGCCGGACCAGGGCGGCTTTTCTCTCGCAGAGCGGGACGCGATGACGACACTTTCATCGCTGATCGGTGTTGCCCTGCACAACGTCGAGTTGCAGAACGCACAGCGAAACTTCTTCGCCCACATCACCGAGTTCCTGGTCGCGGTGATGGATTCTCACGTCGACGGGCGCAAGGGCCACGCCATGTCGGTTGCCGAGCTTTCCAATCGCCTGGCACGAGAGTTGTCGCTCCCAGAAGCGAATATGCAGCGACTTCATTTCGCGTCACTACTTCACGATTTGGGCATGCTGAAGATTGAACAGTCGCAGCAACGATCTCCCGGACACTTTCAAAGACATCCCCAGATCGCGCATCGGGTTCTCTCCCGTATTCGCCTCTGGGAAGATGTTGCGCCGATCGTCCTCTACCACCACGAGTGGTTCGACGGTTCGGGCTATCCCGAAGGAATCTCGGGCGAAGAAATTCCCCTGGAAGCGAGAATCATCGCCGTGGCAGACAGCTACGACGCGATGATTCGCCCCGACAAGCATCGCATGGCGATGACCACCGGGGTTGCCGTGGAAGAAGTTCGCGCCCACGCGGGAAGTCAGTTCGACCCTCGGGTCGTCAAGGCGCTCGAGCAGTTGGCCCAGCGCGGCGAGATCCCCGGCGCATCCGACTGA
- a CDS encoding elongation factor G produces MQNVHIENTRNFALIGHSGDGKTTLGESLIHCAGVTEVAGRVDDDTSILNYLPEEKLGHTASITSHVFGFDHSEHHLTLVDTPGDPNFQGDGKIALQALDAAVLLVSAVDGAKAGTEKMLRAAQSAGMSVIVFVNGFDRDDADLDHVLDSLSELDINPVPIALNIGNSTGLEGVVDLVHMNSVTENGRGPIPDSVLEEAQLRREALVESVAETNDDLLEKYLEEGGLSEAELSAGLAEAVRSHQLVPVVCGSALTEVGVSLLLADLEEYMPSPVDRGQWIGNGHAGSEPEIAKPERDAPFSAVVFKTIIDRYTGTLSVLRVVSGTVRTDSHIMDATTGEKLRVGKLMLLQGEKHVEVAEAGPGDIVAVAKLKDVHTGHVLTDEKGGIHLHELEIPGGVISYAIEAGSGKEDEKIFVALGKLAEEDPSLHIGRDDATGEFLLTGMGELHIRTTVKKLHRMFDLEIHLKTPKVPYRETISTKLAHVEGKLKKQTGGAGMYGVCYIDVEPLPRAAGFQFEDKIVGGSIPKGLIPAVEKGVKEACQKGPLAGFPVVDILVRCVDGKYHSVDSNEMAFHLAGSFALRAAVQKANPVLLEPYMIAEITIPEDSVGDVMGDIAGRRGLVQNTESKLHQCVVIAKVPMSEMLDYATTLTSLTGGKGEFHLEYSHYAEVPAKLSGKIIEAAAEKEH; encoded by the coding sequence ATGCAAAATGTGCATATCGAGAATACCCGAAACTTTGCTCTTATCGGCCACTCTGGCGATGGGAAGACGACCCTGGGTGAATCACTCATCCACTGCGCTGGTGTGACCGAGGTCGCCGGTCGCGTGGATGACGACACTTCGATCCTCAACTACCTGCCTGAAGAAAAGCTGGGTCACACCGCTTCGATTACCTCCCACGTCTTTGGTTTCGATCACTCCGAACATCACCTCACCCTCGTCGACACACCCGGCGACCCCAATTTCCAGGGCGACGGAAAGATTGCCCTCCAGGCCCTCGACGCCGCAGTTCTACTCGTCTCCGCAGTAGACGGCGCCAAGGCCGGTACAGAAAAAATGTTGCGCGCCGCTCAGAGCGCGGGAATGTCCGTCATCGTTTTCGTGAACGGGTTCGATCGCGACGATGCCGACCTCGATCACGTATTGGACAGCCTGTCGGAACTGGACATCAACCCGGTTCCGATCGCCCTCAACATCGGGAACAGCACGGGACTCGAGGGTGTCGTCGATCTCGTCCACATGAACAGTGTTACGGAAAATGGGCGGGGGCCCATCCCGGATTCAGTTCTCGAGGAAGCGCAACTGCGCCGGGAAGCCCTGGTCGAATCTGTCGCCGAGACCAATGACGACTTGCTCGAGAAGTATTTGGAAGAAGGAGGACTCAGCGAAGCAGAACTCAGCGCAGGTCTCGCAGAAGCCGTGCGCAGCCACCAGCTGGTTCCGGTCGTCTGCGGTTCTGCCCTCACCGAAGTTGGAGTGAGTCTGCTGCTCGCCGATCTCGAAGAGTACATGCCCTCTCCCGTTGATCGCGGCCAGTGGATCGGCAACGGCCATGCGGGGAGCGAGCCGGAGATCGCGAAGCCCGAACGCGATGCACCGTTTTCTGCGGTCGTCTTCAAGACGATCATCGATCGTTACACGGGCACGCTTTCAGTGCTGCGGGTCGTTTCGGGAACTGTGCGCACGGACTCGCACATCATGGATGCGACCACGGGTGAAAAACTCCGGGTCGGCAAGTTGATGTTGCTCCAGGGAGAGAAGCACGTGGAAGTCGCAGAAGCGGGGCCCGGGGACATCGTCGCCGTGGCAAAGCTCAAGGACGTCCACACCGGGCATGTGCTCACCGATGAAAAGGGCGGCATTCATCTTCACGAACTGGAAATTCCCGGCGGCGTAATTTCTTATGCGATCGAGGCGGGGAGCGGAAAAGAAGATGAAAAGATCTTCGTTGCGCTCGGCAAGCTCGCCGAAGAAGACCCGTCGCTGCACATTGGTCGGGACGACGCGACCGGCGAGTTCCTGCTGACGGGCATGGGCGAGTTGCACATCCGCACGACCGTCAAGAAATTGCATCGCATGTTCGATCTCGAGATCCATCTCAAGACACCCAAGGTTCCGTATCGCGAGACGATCTCGACGAAGCTCGCCCACGTCGAAGGCAAGCTCAAGAAGCAGACGGGCGGCGCGGGTATGTACGGCGTCTGCTACATCGACGTTGAACCGCTGCCACGAGCCGCGGGCTTCCAGTTCGAAGACAAGATCGTCGGGGGATCGATTCCCAAAGGATTGATTCCTGCGGTCGAAAAGGGCGTCAAGGAGGCCTGCCAAAAGGGACCGCTGGCGGGATTCCCCGTGGTCGACATTCTCGTGAGGTGCGTGGATGGCAAGTACCACTCGGTGGATTCGAACGAGATGGCTTTTCATCTCGCCGGGTCATTTGCCCTCAGAGCTGCAGTGCAGAAGGCGAACCCCGTTCTCCTCGAGCCCTACATGATTGCCGAAATCACGATTCCCGAAGATTCAGTAGGGGATGTCATGGGCGATATCGCCGGTCGGCGTGGGCTCGTCCAGAACACGGAGTCGAAATTGCACCAGTGTGTAGTGATTGCCAAGGTGCCGATGTCCGAGATGCTCGACTACGCGACCACGCTAACCAGCTTGACGGGCGGCAAGGGAGAGTTTCATCTCGAGTACTCCCACTACGCCGAAGTCCCCGCGAAGTTGAGCGGAAAGATCATCGAGGCGGCGGCAGAGAAGGAGCACTAG
- a CDS encoding CBS domain-containing protein: MRFAELTARDLMSTNLEVCDPDQTVMEALKRMHELRIHCLLVPAPGPGRSMGIISAKDIVQLLGDAEPEILEELVVGEIMTSPVVSLPEHLAVVDCINLMRMTGIRTAPIMNRSELVGLLSFSDVLRWIALHT, translated from the coding sequence ATGAGATTCGCTGAATTGACCGCCCGAGATCTCATGAGCACCAATCTCGAGGTCTGCGACCCAGACCAGACTGTGATGGAAGCACTCAAGCGCATGCACGAACTCCGCATCCACTGCCTGCTCGTGCCCGCACCGGGTCCGGGGCGCAGCATGGGAATCATTTCGGCCAAGGACATCGTTCAGCTTCTGGGAGACGCGGAACCCGAAATCCTAGAAGAGCTCGTGGTCGGAGAAATCATGACGAGTCCGGTCGTGAGCCTTCCCGAGCACCTCGCAGTGGTGGACTGCATCAACCTGATGCGTATGACCGGTATTCGCACTGCTCCCATCATGAACAGAAGCGAGTTGGTGGGGCTGTTGAGCTTTAGCGACGTATTGCGCTGGATCGCCCTCCACACCTGA